A window of Streptomyces marispadix contains these coding sequences:
- a CDS encoding ATP-binding protein, which produces MTDTPVALIVFLALGTVAVVLALLLVRSRQELSRSQLHSEATETELESASRYAADLAARLQAVESELRHLVNARIPDLASSLAHSNVPVPGPLGTATLSPELDRSIDAVLSQVREEVTKERKRVDAAAQATMRGASTTIQALLYQLQTLLQRMQEKYEDPLVAEDLLAADFLNEQALRRIQSTAVVCGAWPGLTRDNSHLADVVVGASSRLSGYERIQVSNLLRDPVGVIARAVEPVAVTLTELMANALHYSHPELPVVVTLQQGNRGVSVIIDDAGVGMTAEELTRAKRLMSGEEAILITELGDPPRNGFAAIGQLVRQYGFAAHVEPSPYGGVRAVVHIPGEPLLTLLDEAEHPMSAMAPTPPYGTPVLPGYAPADFRSPVPSQGVGAGAPLGAGAGASPGAGTGTSSGTADSGAGELPRRRRRRRADAAEKAAAAGGTGDASTGSGGAKSVDPPGTSRPAEPGGEPDTAPGTSRGTDPRSGSGSKSTPGSAFAPPTTPEQSAERWSAFQRGTASGRAAAMDRPDGPEERDSADSPRSPHSPSRSTDTTRTSSTSDTAGADGVSGDAGPGASEGNKHA; this is translated from the coding sequence ATGACCGACACACCGGTGGCGCTGATCGTGTTCCTCGCCTTGGGTACCGTCGCCGTCGTTCTGGCCCTCCTCCTCGTCCGTTCGCGACAGGAGTTGAGCAGGTCTCAGCTCCACTCGGAGGCGACAGAGACGGAACTCGAGAGCGCGTCGCGCTACGCCGCCGATCTCGCGGCGAGGCTTCAGGCGGTCGAGTCCGAGCTGAGGCATCTCGTGAACGCCCGCATACCTGATCTGGCCAGTTCCCTCGCCCACTCCAACGTCCCCGTCCCCGGCCCTCTCGGCACCGCGACGCTCAGCCCGGAGCTGGACCGTTCCATCGACGCCGTGCTCTCACAGGTGAGGGAGGAGGTCACCAAGGAACGCAAACGTGTCGACGCCGCGGCGCAGGCGACGATGCGGGGCGCCAGCACCACCATTCAGGCGCTGCTGTACCAGCTTCAGACCCTCCTCCAGCGGATGCAGGAGAAGTACGAGGACCCTCTCGTCGCCGAGGACCTCCTCGCGGCGGACTTCCTCAACGAGCAGGCGCTGCGCCGCATTCAGTCGACTGCGGTGGTCTGCGGTGCCTGGCCCGGGTTGACGCGCGACAACTCGCATCTCGCTGACGTCGTCGTGGGTGCCTCGTCCCGGCTGAGCGGCTATGAGCGCATCCAGGTCAGCAATCTGCTGCGTGACCCGGTGGGTGTGATCGCCCGCGCGGTCGAGCCGGTGGCGGTGACGCTGACGGAGCTGATGGCGAACGCGCTTCACTACTCGCATCCCGAACTCCCCGTCGTCGTAACGCTCCAGCAGGGAAACCGCGGGGTGTCGGTCATCATCGACGACGCGGGCGTCGGCATGACAGCGGAGGAACTGACCCGCGCCAAGCGGCTGATGTCGGGCGAGGAGGCCATTCTCATCACCGAACTCGGCGACCCGCCGCGCAACGGCTTCGCGGCCATCGGGCAGCTTGTGCGCCAGTACGGGTTCGCCGCGCATGTGGAGCCTTCCCCGTACGGGGGTGTGCGTGCGGTGGTGCACATTCCGGGCGAGCCGCTGCTGACGCTGCTGGACGAGGCGGAGCATCCGATGTCGGCGATGGCTCCGACGCCGCCGTACGGCACGCCCGTGCTGCCGGGTTATGCGCCTGCGGACTTCCGTTCGCCGGTCCCGTCGCAAGGGGTCGGCGCGGGTGCCCCGCTTGGGGCCGGTGCGGGCGCGTCGCCGGGTGCCGGTACGGGAACGTCCTCCGGGACGGCGGACTCCGGCGCAGGGGAGTTGCCCCGCCGTCGCAGGCGGCGGCGCGCGGACGCGGCGGAGAAGGCGGCTGCCGCCGGCGGCACGGGCGATGCGAGTACGGGGAGCGGCGGCGCAAAGTCCGTTGATCCGCCCGGCACTTCACGCCCGGCGGAACCGGGCGGAGAGCCGGACACCGCCCCTGGCACCAGCCGCGGCACCGACCCCCGCTCCGGCTCCGGCTCGAAATCCACTCCCGGAAGCGCCTTCGCACCGCCGACGACGCCCGAGCAGAGCGCGGAGCGCTGGTCGGCGTTCCAGAGGGGCACCGCTTCCGGAAGGGCGGCGGCCATGGACCGGCCGGACGGCCCGGAAGAGCGAGACTCCGCCGACTCGCCCCGCTCCCCGCACAGCCCGAGCAGATCGACCGACACGACCCGTACCAGCAGCACAAGCGACACCGCAGGGGCGGACGGCGTATCAGGCGACGCCGGCCCCGGCGCTTCGGAAGGGAACAAGCACGCATGA
- a CDS encoding roadblock/LC7 domain-containing protein: MTIPARRPVREDTSWVLTPLLELPHVIHAAVISGDGLIEGRSPDLERDSAEGVAAMLSALQGAARTTTAAFVGDHDVELRQTVIESDRGWVFAIPAGQNTCLAVFAGPDVNMGVVTHQMQVQVASLGSKTMNSPTRSDSPA, translated from the coding sequence ATGACCATCCCCGCTCGCCGCCCGGTCCGTGAGGACACCTCCTGGGTACTGACTCCGCTTCTTGAGCTGCCGCATGTGATACACGCCGCGGTGATCTCCGGCGACGGTCTGATCGAGGGCCGTTCGCCGGATCTGGAACGGGATTCCGCGGAGGGCGTCGCGGCGATGCTCTCCGCCCTTCAGGGTGCGGCCCGTACGACCACGGCGGCTTTTGTGGGCGACCACGACGTCGAGTTGCGCCAGACCGTGATCGAGTCCGACCGGGGCTGGGTCTTCGCGATACCTGCCGGGCAGAACACGTGTCTGGCGGTCTTCGCCGGGCCGGACGTCAACATGGGTGTCGTCACGCACCAGATGCAGGTCCAGGTGGCGAGCCTGGGCTCGAAGACCATGAACAGCCCGACACGGAGCGACAGTCCGGCATGA
- a CDS encoding DUF742 domain-containing protein, with protein MNPPPRDHRRLVPAYLATTGRAVPSRNTFDRLTVLHAPGDPAGSGLRPEQRRLLELLQPGPLSLAEAAAHLRLPVSVVKVMVADLVDAGRLSARAPVPDAELPERQILEKVLDGLRTLRSSR; from the coding sequence ATGAATCCGCCGCCACGTGACCACCGGCGTCTCGTGCCCGCGTATCTGGCTACGACCGGGCGCGCGGTGCCGAGCCGCAACACGTTCGACCGGCTGACGGTGCTGCATGCCCCGGGTGATCCTGCGGGGAGCGGTCTGCGGCCGGAGCAGCGGCGACTGCTGGAGTTGCTTCAGCCTGGTCCGCTGTCTCTGGCCGAGGCGGCTGCGCATCTGCGGTTGCCTGTCAGCGTCGTGAAGGTCATGGTGGCCGATCTGGTCGATGCGGGCCGTCTGTCCGCTCGTGCCCCCGTACCCGACGCCGAACTGCCCGAGCGGCAGATTCTGGAGAAGGTTCTCGATGGACTCCGCACTCTCAGGTCCTCGCGATGA
- a CDS encoding GTP-binding protein yields the protein MPEPPEAVVHLDGERTQTLVKLLVAGPFGVGKTTFIRSLSETEPLHTEELMTSGSAAVDDLSGVREKSTTTVAIDFGRLTLPGDLVLYMFGTPGQRRFSPLWQDISRGALGALVLADTRRLSDSFEVMDMIEDAGLRYAVAVNSFPDSPAHHPSTLRDHLDLLPDTPLVLCDARDREQATDALIGLVGHVLALTPQETL from the coding sequence GTGCCCGAGCCGCCGGAGGCGGTGGTCCACCTGGACGGGGAGCGCACTCAGACGCTGGTGAAGCTGCTGGTGGCGGGCCCGTTCGGTGTCGGCAAGACGACGTTCATCCGTTCGCTGTCGGAGACGGAGCCGCTGCACACCGAGGAGTTGATGACCAGCGGGAGTGCGGCCGTCGACGATCTGTCGGGGGTCAGGGAGAAGTCGACGACGACGGTGGCGATCGACTTCGGCCGTCTGACGCTGCCGGGCGATCTGGTGCTGTACATGTTCGGTACGCCCGGCCAGCGCCGTTTCTCGCCGCTGTGGCAGGACATCTCGCGTGGTGCGCTGGGTGCTCTCGTCCTGGCCGACACCCGCCGGTTGTCGGATTCGTTCGAGGTGATGGACATGATCGAGGACGCGGGGCTGCGTTACGCGGTCGCCGTGAACTCCTTCCCCGACTCTCCCGCGCACCATCCGTCCACGTTGCGCGACCATCTCGATCTGCTGCCCGATACGCCGCTGGTGCTGTGCGACGCTCGCGACCGTGAGCAGGCGACGGATGCGCTGATCGGTCTCGTGGGCCATGTGCTCGCGCTCACGCCTCAGGAGACTCTGTGA